In Paenibacillus sp. FSL M7-0420, a single genomic region encodes these proteins:
- the glpK gene encoding glycerol kinase GlpK: MILSLDQGTTSSRAILFDAEAEVISQGQYEIRQSFPRPGWVEHDPEQIWESQLAAARDAIAASSVPADHITAIGITNQRETALIWDKITGEPIYPAIVWQDRRTADQCEELKSQGMAGVIADKTGLVIDAYFSATKLAWILDHVPRARERAGKGELLAGTVDTWLIWKLTGGAVHATDVTNASRTMMYNLHERQWDEELMDKLRIPPSILPEVRMSGGDFGICDQQWFGLEIPIRSVLGDQQAALFGHTCLEAGSAKNTYGTGCFILMNTGTEAVASSHGLLTTVAWGMGDELYYALEGSVFVAGAAVQWLQEGLGLIVAPADSEEKASEVDESEGVVVVPAFTGLGAPYWDMYARGAIFGLTRGTTSAHLVRATLESLAFQSRDVIDAMQKDAGMPLTGLRVDGGAVRNNLLMQFQADILGSEVTRTTYAETTALGAALLAGLTSGVWTREQLESFNTAEKVFSPQMEPEERERRYGAWQDAVSRTMGWEKHEGKHEGRL; encoded by the coding sequence ATGATCTTATCCTTGGACCAAGGTACTACCAGCTCACGGGCAATTCTCTTTGATGCAGAGGCGGAAGTGATCTCGCAGGGGCAATATGAGATCCGGCAATCCTTTCCCCGCCCGGGCTGGGTGGAGCATGACCCGGAGCAGATCTGGGAGAGTCAGCTTGCAGCAGCCAGAGATGCCATTGCAGCAAGCTCCGTACCGGCTGATCACATCACGGCAATCGGCATTACCAACCAGCGGGAGACCGCACTTATCTGGGATAAAATTACAGGCGAGCCGATCTATCCGGCAATTGTCTGGCAGGACCGGCGGACAGCAGACCAATGTGAGGAGCTGAAATCGCAGGGGATGGCCGGAGTCATTGCGGACAAGACGGGGCTGGTCATCGACGCGTATTTCTCGGCGACCAAGCTGGCATGGATTCTGGATCATGTACCGAGAGCAAGAGAGCGTGCGGGCAAGGGAGAGCTCCTGGCGGGAACGGTAGACACCTGGCTGATCTGGAAGCTGACCGGGGGTGCCGTACACGCTACAGACGTTACCAATGCTTCAAGAACGATGATGTATAACCTGCATGAGCGCCAGTGGGATGAAGAGCTGATGGACAAGCTGCGTATTCCGCCGTCCATTCTGCCGGAGGTGAGGATGTCGGGCGGAGATTTCGGTATCTGTGACCAGCAGTGGTTCGGTCTGGAGATTCCTATCCGGTCGGTGCTGGGGGACCAGCAGGCGGCACTCTTTGGCCATACCTGCCTGGAAGCCGGCAGTGCCAAGAATACCTATGGAACAGGCTGCTTCATCCTTATGAATACAGGCACTGAAGCTGTGGCATCCAGTCATGGCCTATTGACCACTGTAGCCTGGGGCATGGGCGATGAGCTCTATTATGCGCTGGAGGGCAGTGTGTTTGTGGCTGGAGCGGCTGTGCAGTGGCTGCAGGAGGGGCTGGGGCTGATCGTCGCGCCCGCCGACTCGGAAGAGAAGGCCAGCGAGGTGGACGAGAGTGAAGGAGTTGTAGTGGTGCCTGCCTTTACCGGCCTGGGTGCGCCTTACTGGGATATGTATGCGCGGGGCGCCATATTCGGCTTGACGCGGGGGACCACCTCCGCACATCTGGTACGGGCTACACTGGAATCACTGGCCTTCCAGTCCCGCGATGTCATCGACGCGATGCAGAAGGACGCCGGCATGCCGCTCACCGGTCTGAGGGTAGACGGCGGTGCGGTGCGCAACAATCTGCTGATGCAGTTCCAGGCCGATATTCTGGGCAGCGAAGTGACACGTACAACCTATGCGGAGACTACAGCACTTGGCGCTGCGCTGCTCGCCGGACTTACCTCCGGGGTATGGACCCGTGAGCAGCTGGAGAGCTTCAATACGGCCGAGAAGGTCTTCTCGCCGCAGATGGAGCCGGAGGAACGGGAACGCAGATACGGCGCCTGGCAGGATGCTGTATCGCGCACGATGGGCTGGGAGAAGCATGAGGGCAAGCACGAAGGCAGACTTTAG
- a CDS encoding HAMP domain-containing sensor histidine kinase, translating to MNFWRSLVGKLWITIIFLVAVVLITLGLFLLPYIDSNFTNSGAIKRLFMYTCMIGFSLTTFFALFLFTKITQPMQQVIEAANDIRRGEYGTRLTLVTSDEIGQLATSFNHMAEELEENIRSLNNEKGHLSSVLRSMSDAVITFDIEGRIILTNPHGQTLLETWSDLAWEEEEDTGLVPKASASSEVPPPLRPLFFSTLEGGGDQRSNVHVRQGVWSVHMAPLYSEDHLRGAVAVLRDVTEEVRLEKMRRDFVANVSHEIRTPLSMMQGYSEALLDGMASSPEESSELVQVIHDESLRMGRLVKDLLDLARMEAGHTDMLKSRVDVGELLERVYRKFSVRAKERDIMLELKRPEQEMLLGAADEDKLEQVLTNLLDNAFRHTPADRRITILADTTTLEGRSYVEIQIRDQGAGINPEDLPFIFERFYKADKARLRGESGGTGLGLAIVKNIVESHHGSIYASSKLGEGTTFTLRLPVEKQ from the coding sequence GTGAACTTCTGGAGAAGCCTTGTCGGTAAGCTGTGGATCACGATCATCTTCCTGGTTGCTGTCGTGCTCATTACACTCGGGCTGTTCCTGCTGCCTTACATCGACAGTAATTTCACCAATTCCGGGGCAATCAAGCGCCTGTTCATGTATACATGCATGATCGGGTTCTCTCTGACCACCTTCTTCGCCCTGTTCCTGTTCACGAAGATCACCCAGCCGATGCAGCAGGTTATTGAGGCAGCGAATGACATCCGCCGCGGCGAGTATGGAACAAGACTGACCCTGGTCACAAGCGATGAGATCGGCCAGCTTGCTACATCATTTAACCATATGGCGGAAGAGCTGGAAGAGAATATACGCAGTCTGAATAATGAAAAAGGGCATTTATCCAGTGTTCTGCGCAGCATGAGCGATGCGGTAATCACCTTCGATATCGAAGGCCGGATCATCCTCACCAATCCGCATGGCCAGACCCTCCTCGAAACGTGGAGTGATCTTGCCTGGGAGGAGGAAGAGGATACCGGACTCGTTCCGAAGGCCTCCGCTTCCAGTGAGGTGCCGCCTCCGCTGCGTCCGCTGTTCTTCAGCACCCTTGAGGGCGGGGGCGATCAACGCTCCAATGTTCATGTCCGGCAGGGGGTATGGTCGGTGCACATGGCACCGCTCTATTCCGAAGATCATCTGCGCGGAGCTGTTGCCGTTCTGCGGGATGTGACGGAAGAGGTGCGTCTGGAGAAGATGCGGCGTGATTTCGTGGCCAATGTATCCCATGAGATCCGCACTCCGTTATCCATGATGCAGGGCTACAGTGAAGCACTATTAGACGGGATGGCTTCCTCCCCGGAGGAGAGCAGTGAACTGGTGCAGGTCATTCACGATGAATCTTTGCGTATGGGCCGTCTGGTGAAGGATCTGCTGGACCTGGCGCGCATGGAAGCAGGACATACGGATATGCTGAAGTCCAGGGTGGATGTGGGAGAATTGCTGGAGCGGGTATACCGCAAGTTCTCCGTCAGAGCCAAGGAGCGGGATATCATGCTGGAGCTTAAGAGGCCTGAACAGGAGATGCTGCTGGGGGCTGCCGATGAAGACAAGCTGGAGCAGGTGCTGACCAATCTGCTGGATAATGCCTTCCGCCACACCCCGGCTGACCGGAGGATAACCATCCTTGCGGATACAACAACGCTGGAAGGCCGGAGCTATGTGGAGATACAGATTAGAGATCAGGGGGCCGGCATTAACCCCGAGGATCTGCCGTTTATCTTCGAACGCTTCTACAAAGCCGACAAAGCGCGTCTGCGCGGAGAGTCGGGCGGTACGGGGCTGGGGCTGGCGATTGTGAAGAATATCGTCGAATCGCATCACGGCAGTATTTATGCCTCCAGCAAGCTAGGAGAAGGCACCACATTTACCCTGCGGCTTCCTGTCGAAAAACAGTAA
- the ccsA gene encoding cytochrome c biogenesis protein CcsA, which produces MNLLDFSSDVFIAAFFLYSGAFMLFTIAIMGRKWSGRKPEEHTARWGRIAFITSSLGLLCHLAYFITRWMGAGHIPVSNMYEFMTFLSMMVMVAFTVIFAIYRKMILGVFAVPISIVVMAYAAVFPQEVQPLIPSLKSIYLNIHVTLAALGESFFAVGFAAGLMYLLRTVKFDSKERSDRKQQRLVEFTLFSIIVIIGFLGSVFAFRGAGYESVFVRSNVTIDSPGQEDSTIEKVSYKMPPIVAPYHSEIESFQPFLGLQKPLFQAPSWMNGVNAGRKFNTVIWSLLSGLLLYGLLRLAVRKPLGKALHPVLDGIDENDLDEITYRAIAIGFPIFTLGALIFAMIWAEVAWGRFWGWDPKEVWALVTWLFYSAYLHLRLARGWQGRKSAWLAVLGFLIVMFTLVGVNLVIAGLHSYAGTD; this is translated from the coding sequence ATGAACTTGCTCGATTTCAGCAGTGACGTCTTTATAGCCGCATTTTTCTTATACAGCGGTGCCTTCATGTTGTTCACCATTGCTATTATGGGCCGCAAATGGTCGGGCAGGAAGCCGGAGGAGCATACTGCACGTTGGGGCCGGATTGCTTTTATCACCTCCTCACTCGGGCTGCTCTGCCATCTGGCTTACTTCATTACCCGCTGGATGGGGGCCGGTCATATTCCGGTAAGTAACATGTATGAGTTCATGACCTTCCTATCGATGATGGTGATGGTGGCTTTTACGGTGATCTTCGCCATTTACCGCAAGATGATTCTCGGGGTATTCGCGGTTCCGATCTCGATTGTTGTAATGGCTTATGCGGCGGTATTTCCGCAGGAAGTACAGCCGCTCATTCCTTCGCTGAAGTCGATCTATCTGAATATTCATGTCACGCTCGCTGCCCTCGGGGAATCCTTCTTCGCGGTTGGCTTTGCCGCCGGGCTGATGTATCTGCTGCGGACAGTGAAGTTTGACAGCAAGGAACGCAGTGACCGCAAGCAGCAGCGGCTGGTCGAATTTACTCTGTTCTCGATCATTGTTATAATTGGGTTTCTTGGATCAGTATTTGCCTTCCGCGGCGCGGGCTATGAATCTGTTTTTGTCCGTTCGAACGTTACGATTGACAGCCCCGGGCAGGAAGATAGTACAATAGAGAAAGTGAGTTATAAAATGCCGCCGATTGTGGCACCGTACCATAGCGAAATTGAGAGCTTCCAGCCGTTTCTCGGGCTTCAGAAGCCTTTGTTTCAAGCACCATCCTGGATGAATGGCGTCAATGCAGGGCGCAAGTTCAACACTGTGATCTGGTCACTGCTGTCCGGACTGCTCCTGTACGGGCTTCTTCGGCTGGCTGTGCGTAAGCCGCTTGGGAAGGCCCTTCATCCGGTACTTGATGGAATTGATGAGAATGACCTGGATGAGATTACCTACAGGGCAATCGCCATCGGGTTCCCGATTTTCACACTGGGGGCTTTGATTTTTGCAATGATATGGGCCGAGGTGGCTTGGGGCAGATTTTGGGGATGGGACCCCAAAGAAGTCTGGGCTCTCGTCACCTGGCTGTTCTACAGTGCGTATCTCCATCTGCGGCTGGCCCGCGGCTGGCAGGGACGCAAATCCGCTTGGCTCGCTGTACTCGGCTTTCTAATCGTAATGTTTACCCTGGTCGGCGTTAATCTGGTTATCGCCGGACTTCATTCATATGCGGGAACCGACTGA
- a CDS encoding response regulator transcription factor, whose translation MAEHLNRILVVDDEERIRRLLKMYLEKEGYEIDEAEDGEIALRKATANDYGLILLDVMLPGIDGIEVLTRLRGVKSTPVLMLTAKGEEINRVQGFEMGADDYVVKPFSPREVIYRVKAIMRRSSATAFLSKESNSSNNIVFPFLIIEHDAHRVSAGGQEVSLTPKEYELLHYLAISPDKVFSREELLKDVWNYEFFGDLRTVDTHVKRLREKLNKVSPESAAMITTVWGVGYKLEVPK comes from the coding sequence ATGGCTGAGCACTTGAATAGAATTCTGGTGGTGGATGACGAAGAACGTATCCGCCGCCTGCTCAAAATGTATCTTGAAAAAGAAGGCTATGAAATTGATGAGGCAGAGGACGGGGAAATTGCCCTGCGCAAAGCAACCGCGAATGACTACGGTCTGATTCTGCTGGATGTGATGCTGCCTGGGATTGACGGGATTGAAGTGCTGACCCGGCTCAGAGGGGTGAAGTCCACACCGGTCCTGATGCTTACCGCTAAGGGTGAGGAGATCAACCGGGTGCAGGGCTTTGAGATGGGGGCAGACGATTATGTCGTCAAGCCGTTCAGTCCGCGCGAGGTGATCTACCGGGTCAAGGCGATCATGCGCCGTTCTTCCGCAACGGCATTTTTGTCCAAAGAGAGTAATTCAAGCAACAATATCGTGTTCCCGTTCCTGATTATTGAGCATGATGCACACCGCGTAAGTGCAGGCGGCCAAGAGGTAAGTCTGACGCCCAAGGAATACGAGCTGCTGCATTATCTGGCCATCTCACCGGACAAGGTGTTCTCGCGTGAGGAGCTGCTGAAGGATGTATGGAATTATGAGTTCTTCGGAGATCTGCGCACTGTGGATACCCATGTCAAGCGTCTGCGTGAAAAACTGAATAAGGTATCCCCGGAATCGGCAGCGATGATTACAACGGTATGGGGAGTAGGCTATAAGCTAGAGGTGCCTAAATAA
- a CDS encoding carboxymuconolactone decarboxylase family protein, translating to MNKSMNSGLDHFTDLSGDYGAKALAPIKEHFPELAEYIMGNAYGDIFQRTTIGSDWKEIAVISSLITMGQYEQLGVHYVMALRVGMTVEQIKGVLLHLTPCVGAPRVISAFNVLLDTLEEIKEKSS from the coding sequence GTGAACAAGAGCATGAACAGCGGACTCGATCATTTCACTGATCTCTCAGGAGATTATGGGGCCAAGGCCCTGGCTCCGATCAAAGAGCATTTTCCGGAATTAGCCGAATATATCATGGGCAATGCTTATGGCGATATTTTTCAGCGGACCACGATTGGCTCTGACTGGAAGGAGATTGCAGTGATCTCGTCTCTGATTACGATGGGGCAATATGAACAGCTGGGGGTTCATTATGTAATGGCGCTCCGCGTTGGCATGACCGTCGAGCAGATCAAGGGTGTGCTGCTGCATCTGACCCCTTGCGTCGGTGCCCCCCGGGTGATTTCGGCCTTTAATGTGCTGCTGGATACCCTGGAGGAGATCAAAGAAAAATCTTCATAA
- a CDS encoding thiamine pyrophosphate-binding protein: MAEALRNLGVTHSFGIIGKSICPIALKMVDYGIEFIPGRHESSSGFAAGGYALKTGSLGVAFGTSGPGGTNLLTAAAHAKANNLPVLFITGHQSIKELGIPQCQDSTSYLADLADMFRPATLFSKLVERGDHFSTIFNHALSIALGDRKGPVHLCIPFDVQTERLAECRIVLPEREGLVSYQNYDRVISAINQSARPLIIAGKGVNRSGAHQELVQLAETFNIPVVTSPGGKGAIAYDHPLYHGPVGVGGSSHGDELLNNSDLFIVLGSRLSDMTICNLKPENHPQQLIQFDVDPTFVGKILSSSTIAVGGDLRDNLALYLQKLDSSTVTRHEITISNAYNDELPVLAGLSLASVMSTMSDLIPYNSSVFVDDGSHGFNAVKWFNVRRPGSFIFDAYFACMGNSIGMSIGAKAASPGETVFCITGDGCFMMLGAEINTAVCKDIPVIFIVVNNMQLDMALKGMEKTTGRIDGTIFEVPMDAVKFAESLGAAGFRCETQEEFAAAIREAVALNKAAVIELLTDRDEMPPTAHRTLDLT; this comes from the coding sequence ATGGCGGAAGCATTACGCAATCTGGGAGTCACTCATTCTTTTGGAATCATAGGCAAGTCTATTTGCCCCATCGCTTTGAAAATGGTTGACTACGGTATAGAGTTCATCCCCGGCCGGCACGAATCCAGCTCCGGCTTCGCCGCCGGCGGTTATGCTCTGAAGACCGGCAGTCTCGGGGTAGCCTTCGGCACCTCCGGTCCGGGCGGAACGAATCTGCTCACCGCAGCAGCGCATGCCAAGGCCAATAATCTTCCCGTCCTCTTCATCACCGGACATCAGTCCATCAAGGAGCTGGGCATTCCCCAATGTCAGGATTCCACTTCCTATCTGGCTGATTTGGCGGATATGTTCCGGCCGGCCACCCTCTTCAGCAAGCTCGTTGAACGCGGCGATCACTTCAGCACGATTTTCAACCATGCCCTATCCATCGCCCTCGGTGACCGGAAAGGTCCGGTCCATCTCTGCATTCCGTTTGATGTGCAGACAGAGCGGCTCGCGGAATGCCGGATTGTTCTGCCGGAACGCGAGGGACTAGTCAGTTATCAGAACTATGACCGGGTCATCTCGGCGATTAATCAATCCGCCAGACCGCTGATCATTGCCGGTAAAGGCGTCAACCGTTCAGGTGCCCATCAGGAACTGGTCCAGCTGGCCGAAACCTTCAACATTCCTGTAGTCACCTCTCCAGGCGGCAAAGGCGCCATAGCTTATGATCACCCGCTCTACCACGGTCCGGTCGGCGTCGGCGGCTCTTCGCACGGCGATGAATTGCTGAACAACAGTGATCTGTTCATTGTTCTGGGCTCCCGGCTGAGCGACATGACCATCTGCAACCTGAAGCCGGAGAATCATCCGCAGCAGCTGATCCAGTTCGATGTAGATCCAACCTTTGTCGGCAAAATACTGTCCTCATCCACCATCGCTGTCGGCGGGGACTTAAGGGACAACCTGGCACTGTATCTTCAGAAGCTGGACTCCTCTACGGTCACCAGGCATGAAATCACAATCTCCAATGCTTACAATGACGAGCTGCCCGTGCTGGCCGGCCTCTCTCTGGCTTCGGTAATGAGCACGATGAGCGACTTGATTCCTTACAACAGCAGCGTGTTTGTAGATGACGGCAGCCATGGCTTCAATGCTGTGAAATGGTTCAATGTCCGCAGGCCCGGCAGCTTCATATTCGATGCCTACTTTGCCTGTATGGGCAATTCAATTGGCATGTCCATCGGCGCCAAGGCTGCCTCTCCCGGGGAGACTGTCTTCTGTATTACCGGGGACGGCTGTTTTATGATGCTCGGAGCTGAAATAAACACGGCCGTTTGCAAGGACATTCCGGTAATTTTCATCGTGGTGAACAATATGCAGCTGGATATGGCGCTCAAGGGCATGGAGAAAACGACCGGCCGGATTGACGGTACGATCTTCGAGGTTCCGATGGATGCCGTGAAATTCGCCGAATCGCTGGGTGCAGCCGGCTTCCGCTGCGAGACGCAGGAGGAGTTCGCTGCCGCAATCCGCGAAGCTGTGGCCCTTAACAAGGCAGCTGTCATTGAACTGCTGACTGACCGTGATGAAATGCCTCCTACGGCGCACCGAACGCTGGATCTTACGTAA
- a CDS encoding helix-turn-helix transcriptional regulator: MRADRLITIVQLLQSRGKISSKELAQTLEVSERTIFRDMEALSFSGIPVLAERGREGGWRLAEGYRNSLTGMNTKEIAALLVPADPAILHALGIQEEFSSAARKLQAVATRQPVTPFSFLSQRIHIDGAGWHPSGETYPCLTALQEALWENRKVSITYLRGEDAAKRLVAPLGLVVKRGVWYVVAEHSGGLLRTYRVSRITEAKVTDELFELPEDFDLSRYWETSTAAFKSALPRYPSSLLVREQTMKELQKERYVALLHQEPSEAPGWIRAEVEFNTPESACRIILSLGQGIKVTAPPELADTVAAALREAAALYDF; the protein is encoded by the coding sequence ATGAGAGCGGATCGCCTGATCACTATCGTTCAACTCTTACAGAGCCGCGGCAAAATCAGCTCCAAAGAGCTGGCGCAAACGCTGGAGGTCTCCGAACGTACAATCTTCCGGGATATGGAGGCACTTAGCTTCTCCGGCATCCCCGTGCTCGCCGAGCGCGGCCGGGAAGGCGGCTGGAGGCTGGCTGAAGGCTACCGGAATTCCCTGACCGGAATGAACACCAAGGAGATTGCCGCACTGCTGGTGCCCGCTGATCCGGCAATTCTGCACGCTCTGGGCATTCAGGAGGAGTTCTCCTCGGCCGCCCGCAAGCTGCAGGCTGTCGCTACCCGGCAGCCAGTCACCCCCTTCAGCTTCCTCAGCCAGCGGATTCACATCGACGGAGCCGGGTGGCATCCCTCCGGGGAGACCTATCCCTGCCTGACCGCTTTGCAGGAAGCCTTATGGGAGAACCGCAAGGTGAGCATCACCTATCTGCGCGGGGAGGACGCTGCGAAGCGGCTGGTTGCACCGCTGGGGCTGGTGGTCAAGCGCGGCGTATGGTACGTAGTTGCCGAGCATAGCGGCGGGCTGCTGCGGACCTACCGGGTCTCCAGAATCACTGAGGCCAAAGTCACAGATGAGCTATTTGAGCTGCCGGAGGATTTTGACCTGTCCCGCTACTGGGAGACCTCCACCGCCGCATTCAAGTCTGCCTTGCCCAGGTACCCCTCCAGCCTGCTTGTAAGAGAGCAAACAATGAAGGAGCTGCAGAAGGAGCGATACGTCGCCCTGTTGCACCAGGAGCCTTCTGAGGCCCCGGGCTGGATCAGGGCCGAGGTCGAGTTCAACACACCGGAGTCTGCGTGCCGGATCATCCTGTCCCTGGGTCAGGGCATCAAGGTGACGGCACCGCCTGAGCTTGCGGATACGGTTGCTGCGGCTCTGCGCGAAGCGGCAGCATTATACGATTTTTAA
- a CDS encoding 3-oxoacyl-[acyl-carrier-protein] synthase III C-terminal domain-containing protein gives MAGIRIKDIDIYHPDKRIGNDFFIQHFDDKGIDIRGLLATLGRQNRYSIDSPDENSLTMAFEAASNVLEKTGLTGPDIDLIAYASQTPEYIFPTNSLMIHRLINGASHTICIDSNANCAGMTASVEQVSRQMMANPRIRRALVIGSDYVAPHADKNDPVYYANFGDAAAAVILERDEHSVGFIDSIYQTDTCVYGNSLFPAEGLAKLGRTGVAAGEFNVKFIPFDDSICVDAASESINTLLSNNGIAPESVKAACFSQLSLPNIQAVSGKTGINPEAAVYIGDEFGYTSTSSPFIALHKAVTTRQLERGDKVLFWTVGAGWQNVAFVMEY, from the coding sequence ATGGCGGGGATTCGCATTAAGGACATTGATATCTACCATCCAGACAAAAGAATCGGCAATGACTTTTTCATACAGCATTTTGACGATAAAGGTATTGATATCCGTGGACTGCTGGCTACTCTGGGCCGTCAAAACCGCTACAGCATCGACAGCCCGGATGAGAACTCCCTGACAATGGCTTTTGAAGCCGCAAGTAATGTTCTGGAGAAGACCGGTCTTACCGGCCCTGACATTGACCTGATCGCTTATGCAAGCCAGACTCCTGAATATATATTTCCTACGAACTCATTGATGATTCACCGCCTGATTAACGGGGCCTCGCATACCATCTGTATTGACAGCAATGCCAACTGTGCCGGAATGACCGCCTCGGTTGAACAGGTCAGCCGCCAGATGATGGCGAACCCGAGAATCCGCCGCGCTCTCGTCATCGGCTCCGATTATGTGGCGCCGCATGCGGACAAGAATGATCCGGTATATTACGCGAACTTTGGTGATGCCGCTGCCGCTGTCATTCTGGAGCGCGATGAGCATTCGGTCGGCTTCATTGACTCTATCTACCAGACAGACACCTGTGTGTACGGCAACTCTCTGTTCCCGGCAGAAGGCCTGGCTAAGCTCGGACGCACCGGTGTGGCCGCAGGAGAGTTCAATGTGAAGTTCATTCCATTCGATGATTCCATCTGTGTGGATGCTGCTTCCGAATCGATCAACACTCTGCTGAGCAACAACGGGATTGCCCCTGAATCGGTCAAGGCTGCCTGCTTCTCACAGCTGTCTCTTCCGAACATCCAGGCCGTCTCCGGCAAAACCGGCATTAACCCTGAGGCCGCAGTCTACATAGGCGATGAGTTCGGCTATACCTCGACCAGCAGCCCATTCATTGCCCTTCACAAAGCCGTCACTACAAGGCAGCTTGAACGCGGAGACAAGGTCCTGTTCTGGACCGTAGGTGCCGGATGGCAGAACGTTGCATTTGTAATGGAGTACTAG
- a CDS encoding methyl-accepting chemotaxis protein, with the protein MDWMNKLPLKQKIVTGCYLVAALFAVPVLITLILMDRLLIGIILVAVLAALTYPLARFIERTLTSSFEDISNVTHTIAKGDFTSRADENGSMGDISRSFNTMIDKLKKILTDASQITRQVMDASRGIEDKNQNLKFVMAQVASSSNELALGANEISVDIADMTESIKDIEIKVSNYTNSTKEMNRRSVHTLELVEQGRQSVDTQAEGMRKNIQATRKVADTIEALSHNARGITMITKTITEIAEQTNLLSLNASIEAARAGEHGRGFAVVAQEVRKLAEESTASTKEVFGLVRSIEADIKQAIDNIAINEEVVQVQNEMITETANIFAQIVHSVQYITEQIASFSAESDLMLESALKISGAIENISAITQETAAGTEEVSAAMNEQIHALQSVAEETEKMTSAVFNLQKTIHIFKF; encoded by the coding sequence ATGGACTGGATGAACAAGCTGCCGTTGAAACAAAAAATCGTCACCGGATGTTACCTGGTTGCCGCTTTATTCGCTGTCCCTGTCTTAATTACGCTAATCCTTATGGACAGGCTGCTCATCGGCATTATTCTTGTCGCTGTCCTGGCAGCGCTGACTTACCCGCTTGCGCGCTTCATTGAGAGAACGCTTACATCTTCATTTGAGGATATCTCCAATGTGACGCACACGATTGCCAAAGGCGACTTCACCAGCCGTGCTGACGAGAATGGCTCCATGGGCGACATTAGCCGCTCCTTCAACACCATGATTGACAAGCTCAAAAAAATCCTCACCGATGCCTCACAGATTACCCGTCAGGTTATGGACGCCAGCCGCGGGATTGAAGACAAGAATCAGAACCTGAAGTTTGTCATGGCGCAGGTGGCCTCCTCCTCCAATGAACTGGCCCTCGGTGCTAACGAAATCTCGGTGGATATCGCTGATATGACCGAATCGATCAAGGATATCGAAATCAAAGTCTCCAATTATACGAATTCCACCAAGGAAATGAATAGAAGGTCTGTACATACGCTGGAATTGGTAGAACAGGGGCGGCAATCGGTGGATACCCAAGCCGAAGGCATGCGCAAGAACATCCAGGCTACCCGGAAGGTGGCGGATACCATCGAAGCCCTATCGCATAACGCACGAGGCATTACGATGATTACCAAGACGATTACTGAAATTGCTGAACAGACCAATCTGCTGTCGCTCAATGCTTCTATTGAAGCCGCCCGTGCAGGCGAGCATGGCCGCGGGTTCGCAGTTGTTGCCCAGGAGGTCCGCAAGCTGGCCGAGGAATCCACCGCTTCAACCAAAGAGGTGTTCGGTCTGGTACGCAGCATCGAAGCGGATATCAAGCAGGCTATTGATAACATCGCCATTAACGAAGAGGTAGTCCAGGTGCAGAATGAGATGATTACGGAGACGGCCAACATCTTTGCTCAAATTGTGCATAGTGTCCAATACATAACCGAGCAGATTGCCTCTTTCTCCGCAGAGAGTGACCTTATGCTGGAGAGCGCGCTCAAGATCTCCGGGGCGATCGAGAATATCTCAGCCATCACCCAGGAGACCGCCGCAGGGACGGAAGAGGTATCCGCAGCAATGAACGAACAGATTCATGCTCTGCAATCCGTAGCTGAGGAGACAGAGAAGATGACCTCCGCAGTCTTCAACCTGCAAAAAACGATTCATATTTTCAAATTTTAA